One part of the Macrobrachium nipponense isolate FS-2020 chromosome 38, ASM1510439v2, whole genome shotgun sequence genome encodes these proteins:
- the LOC135209506 gene encoding uncharacterized protein LOC135209506 has protein sequence MTYQDFMREMREFHTRAPSNLPPMAFPPPPPFDPIGPPRYYDGPPLPEYPSSSRSRSEKRPSADPYDRSVDEFLQRTFRDRKRKEVVSVAIVSGDKLSVLLLKCIILL, from the exons ATG ACATATCAAGATTTCATGAGAGAAATGCGAGAATTTCACACACGAGCTCCCAGTAATCTACCTCCTATGGCGTTTCCGCCTCCG CCTCCATTTGATCCAATTGGTCCACCAAGATATTATGATGGACCTCCATTACCTGAATATCCATCATCTTCTCGATCACGTTCTGAAAAAAGACCATCTGCTGAT CCTTATGATCGCAGTGTGGACGAATTTCTTCAAAGAACTTTTCGCGATCGAAAGAGGAAAGAAGTCGTGAGCGTCGCTATCGTGAGCGGAGATAAGTTATCGGTTTTATTACTGAAATGTATTATTTTGCTTTAA